Below is a genomic region from Henckelia pumila isolate YLH828 chromosome 3, ASM3356847v2, whole genome shotgun sequence.
CACCAGGTTCTAGCTGAATTTCAAATTCAATCTCTCGGTTTGGAACCATTCCGGGCAgttcctccggaaagacatccggaaactcTCGTACAATCGGAAGGTCTTCTAGTTGGAGCTCTGGCTCTTCTTTTACCTCGCTCACCATAGCTAGGTAAACTTCTTTGCGACCTTTTATCGCCTTCCATGCTTGGGAGGCCGACAAGAGGGGTTTTCGCATCTTGATCTTACCTTGGAATGTAATTTCTTTGTGGTTTGGGGTTCGAAGTTTAACATTCTTATCCCGACAGTTAACCACTGCATGGTTTCTagacaaccaatccatcccaaggATAACATCAAATTCTACCATGTTGAGTTCAACCAAATCCGCATCAAAGATTTGTTCACAGACACACATCTTACATTTCCTATGTATCTTGAGTGTCTCAATTATCTTGTTAGTAGGGGTTGCTACTCTCAGTGGTTCAGTTAGTTTCTCATGGACAAGCCCTATCTTCTTAGTAAATCTCTTAGATATAAACGAATGAGTGGCAACAcaatcaaataaaacatatgcaggctTAATATTGATTAAAATGGTACCTGCCACGACTTCATTCGCGTCATCAGCCTCTTCTTGTGTGATAGCAAACACACGGGCGTTGGGCTTTGTATCTTTAGGTTGGGCCTGTGTAGCACTACCATTCGGCCCGGTCCTTGGCTTCATAGGATCAGGACAATCAGACATTCGGTGTCCCAatttgccacagttaaaacaagcgCCAGTCTTCCGACGACACTCCCCTTCGTGTCGAAAATTGCAGGTAGGACATGGTTTGAACATTGGTCGATTAGGCGCAGGGGCAGTTCCCTTGAAGGATCCACCAGATTGGTTCGGGCGCTTGGGTGTTGGCCCGATAGCAGAAGATTGACCAGACAGAGGTCGTTTGCTCTTGAAGTCGTCTTCCCGACGTTTGATATCCGATTCAGCTCGGATAGCTGCTCCCATCAATTCTGCAAAGTTGGCAGGTTGAAAAACTGCTAATGCCGACTGGATTCGGCTATTCAATCCCTTTTTGAAACGGTGCAGTTTCAGTTCATCATCTCCCATAATGGTAGGGGCATAAGATCCGAGCTCATTAAACTTAGAAGTGTACTCCACCACTGTCATATCTGAAGTTTGTATGAGATTTTCAAATTCACTTAGCTTCTGAATTCGAACCTCAGCTGGAAAATACTGCTTCAGGAACGCAGTGCGAAACTGTTGCCATATGATTGCTCCGGCAGCTAACATAGCAGGCGAGACAGCTTCCCACCATTTCCTTGCTTTATCCTCCAGAAAAGGAATTGTTACCTCCACTTTAAGTGCTTCAGGGACTTCAAGTAAACGCAATTGGTCCTCCATTTTCTTCATCCAATTTCTTCCCACTTCTGGGTCAGCATCTCCCTTAAACATTTCAGTTCGGTTCTTACGGAGCGATTCATAATGGAATTTGACTCCGTTCTGAGCAGGTGGGTGAGGTGGCGGATTGCCGTTGCCATTGGTATTTCCCATCCCTTGGAGGGTCGTTGCTACTATTGCTGCGATAGCCGCAAGGTCTTCTCGGCTTAGATTGATTCTTGGAGGTGGATTCGCATTCTCCCCAcgattgttgttgcatgttcttgGGAGTTCTCCGGCCATTTCCTACAGTAAGGGAGTTCTAAGAGTTTTTCGAAACAtgatacttaaaaaaaaaaggaaatagAAGAATAAAATGAATCAATAAATAATCCCAAGaataaaagttattttattgattctCAAAATGTCATGAAGATAAATGAAGCAAAACAAACCAAGTTTCAAAACATCAAGGTATCTTGCTGAATCAAACAAAAACAATGCTGAATAAAAGGACTAAGCTAGATGAAAGCCTAATCTATAATCTCTCCATCGCCCATGGCTTCATTTTCCGCAGGAACAATTTCGGGGTTCTCTTCTGCCACCATGTCTACTTGTTGTAGGTGATTGATATGCTCGAGCAGGGCTGCGTTAAATTCATCACGAGCTTGCACAGAGTTTTGCAATACTTGCACTTGGTGTTGGAGTTCTAACGTTGCCATCATTCTTTGGTTGCTTAGGTCTTCGAGTAAAGTGATGGTAGCTAGGGacgactccaacttctttttcgTCTCCTCATGTTCCTTCTCTTCCTTATCAAGATAATATGCGAGTCTTTAGACGTCGGCTTCGAGGTGGTCCCGATGCTCCTCCATCTCACTCTTGTTCGCCTTTAGCTTCTTCATGTCTTCCATCATCTCCTCCTTCTCGTATTGCTCCACATATAGTGAAGTCCTCAATGACTCGATAACTTGCTCCTTGCTTCGAACAACGTTTTTGCGAGCCGTGACTTTGGTGCGAGCCATCTTCCTAGAATAAAGaggaatgggttcaagttagaATTCAAATTGATGAAATTTCAGGCAGAATTTATATAGAACAAGATTTTCGGGcaatatttccaaaaatggaaaattttgagatttcttTATGGGCAGAAACTACAAGTCGAGGGTGTCATGGGACAATTCGCGAAATTGGATTTCGAATTTTATAGGTGAAGTTATAAGCGTCCGAAAACTTTCCTAAAACGGCAAAAACGCAATTTCGGAGGCTTAAACGATTGAATTCGGGCTAAAAGCGTCATTAATCATACAAAGTATGTGTTTAACTCAGAAGATCGTTTCGGGTCAGGATACGTAGGGCTTTGGTCAAAATTTGACAACGTCAAATTTTTCGGTACGGAATCCCATCCGGATTTATGAACCtggcggctctgataccactaaaatgtcacgccccgagaccgagacgtgccaccggcgttgtttcaaattcatacaaattataaaacaaccagccttgtagtacagtataaaccaaaccagtctattat
It encodes:
- the LOC140892720 gene encoding uncharacterized protein, with translation MAGELPRTCNNNRGENANPPPRINLSREDLAAIAAIVATTLQGMGNTNGNGNPPPHPPAQNGVKFHYESLRKNRTEMFKGDADPEVGRNWMKKMEDQLRLLEVPEALKVEVTIPFLEDKARKWWEAVSPAMLAAGAIIWQQFRTAFLKQYFPAEVRIQKLSEFENLIQTSDMTVVEYTSKFNELGSYAPTIMGDDELKLHRFKKGLNSRIQSALAVFQPANFAELMGAAIRAESDIKRREDDFKSKRPLSGQSSAIGPTPKRPNQSGGSFKGTAPAPNRPMFKPCPTCNFRHEGECRRKTGACFNCGKLGHRMSDCPDPMKPRTGPNGSATQAQPKDTKPNARVFAITQEEADDANEVVAGTILINIKPAYVLFDCVATHSFISKRFTKKIGLVHEKLTEPLRVATPTNKIIETLKIHRKCKMCVCEQIFDADLVELNMVEFDVILGMDWLSRNHAVVNCRDKNVKLRTPNHKEITFQGKIKMRKPLLSASQAWKAIKGRKEVYLAMVSEVKEEPELQLEDLPIVREFPDVFPEELPGMVPNREIEFEIQLEPGAAPISKAPYRMAPVELKELKEQLQELLDKKQIRPSASPWGAPVLFVKKKDGSMRLCIDYRELNKITIKNKYPLPRIDDLFDQLKGATVFSKLDLRAGYHQLKVKAEDIPKTAFRTRYGHYEFLVMPFGLTNSPAAFMDLMNRVFK